In one window of Chryseobacterium sp. JV274 DNA:
- a CDS encoding phenylacetate--CoA ligase family protein: MEFHPSIEKAGTQEIKLFQEEKLHELLGYLEAHSPFYQKLFRENNIHIADIRTLEDLQKIPTTTKNDLQQYNHDFFCITPDKIVDYSTTSGTLGDPVTFGLSDNDLERLAYNEAISFACAGIQKGDVVQMITTIDKRFMAGLAYFLGLRKMGASVVRMGPGIPELQWDSIFRYKPKYLITVPSFLLKMIDYAEKHGLDYKNSSVYGAVCIGESIKNQDFTDNILSQKIKEKWNIKLFSTYASTEMSTAFTECEFQIGGHHHPELIITEILDDNGNPVQEGESGELTITTLGVEAIPLLRFKTGDIVKAHYEPCLCGRSTMRLGPVVGRKQQMIKYKGTTLYPPAMNDILNDFNTILCYQIVIQANDIGLDEIIIKLSTEEEYDSFVNEVRDHFRAKLRVSPKIEIIDFDILSKTVFNPNSRKPITFIDLR, encoded by the coding sequence TTGGAATTTCATCCGTCAATCGAGAAAGCAGGGACTCAGGAAATCAAACTATTTCAGGAAGAAAAACTTCATGAACTTTTGGGGTATCTGGAAGCTCATTCACCTTTTTATCAAAAACTGTTCAGAGAAAATAATATCCATATTGCTGATATCCGTACTTTGGAGGATCTTCAGAAAATCCCTACAACGACGAAGAATGATCTGCAGCAGTACAACCATGATTTTTTCTGCATAACACCGGATAAGATTGTGGATTACAGTACCACTTCCGGAACGTTGGGAGATCCGGTTACTTTCGGGCTTTCGGATAATGATCTCGAAAGACTGGCTTATAACGAAGCGATCTCTTTTGCCTGTGCCGGAATTCAAAAAGGGGATGTTGTTCAGATGATTACCACCATAGACAAAAGGTTTATGGCGGGACTTGCTTATTTTCTGGGGTTAAGAAAAATGGGAGCAAGCGTAGTGAGAATGGGACCTGGAATTCCTGAACTGCAATGGGATTCCATTTTCAGATACAAACCTAAATATCTGATTACCGTTCCTTCTTTCCTGTTGAAAATGATTGACTATGCCGAGAAACATGGATTGGATTATAAAAATTCCAGTGTTTATGGAGCTGTGTGTATCGGAGAAAGTATCAAAAACCAGGATTTTACAGATAATATCCTTTCTCAGAAAATCAAGGAAAAGTGGAATATAAAACTTTTTTCAACCTATGCCTCTACAGAAATGAGTACCGCTTTTACAGAGTGCGAATTTCAGATTGGAGGACATCACCACCCGGAACTGATCATTACAGAAATTCTGGACGACAACGGAAACCCTGTACAAGAAGGAGAAAGTGGCGAGCTTACCATCACTACTTTAGGAGTAGAAGCTATTCCTTTGTTAAGATTTAAAACCGGAGATATTGTAAAAGCGCACTATGAACCATGCCTGTGTGGAAGAAGTACAATGAGATTAGGGCCTGTGGTAGGCAGGAAACAACAAATGATCAAATACAAAGGAACAACTTTGTATCCGCCGGCAATGAACGATATTTTGAATGATTTTAATACTATCTTATGCTACCAGATCGTCATTCAGGCTAACGACATCGGACTTGATGAAATTATTATCAAACTAAGCACTGAAGAAGAATACGACAGCTTTGTGAATGAAGTCAGAGATCACTTCCGTGCAAAATTGAGAGTAAGTCCGAAAATTGAAATCATTGACTTTGATATCTTATCTAAAACAGTTTTTAATCCAAACAGCAGGAAACCAATCACTTTTATTGATTTAAGATAA